The Streptomyces sp. NBC_00435 nucleotide sequence CGTCTTCGGTGTCGGTCGCACCCGGTCCAAGGAAATCCTTGCGGCCACCGGTGTGAACCCCGACACCCGCGTTCGTGACCTGGCCGAAGAGGACCTGGTCAAGATCCGCGAGTACGTGGACGCCAACCTCCGCACCGAGGGTGACCTCCGCCGCGAGATCCAGGCCGACATCCGCCGCAAGGTCGAGATCCAGTGCTACCAGGGTGTTCGCCACCGTCGTGGCCTGCCCGTGCACGGTCAGCGCACCAGCACGAACGCCCGTACCCGCAAGGGTCCGCGTCGCGCGATCGCCGGTAAGAAGAAGCCGGGCAAGAAGTAGTCCTGTTCAGCGGTCTTGCGCTGTAGGACCGACCACCTCCCGTAGGAGATTTAGATGCCCCCCAAGGGTCGTCAGGGCGCTGCCAAGAAGGTGCGCCGCAAGGAAAAGAAGAACGTCGCTCATGGGCACGCCCACATCAAGAGCACGTTCAACAACACCATCGTCTCGATCACGGACCCCGCGGGCAACGTGATCTCCTGGGCCTCCGCCGGCCACGTCGGCTTCAAGGGCTCGCGCAAGTCCACCCCCTTCGCCGCGCAGATGGCCGCCGAGTCGGCCGCCCGTCGCGCGCAGGAGCACGGCATGCGCAAGGTTGACGTCTTCGTCAAGGGTCCGGGCTCCGGCCGTGAGACCGCGATCCGCTCCCTCCAGGCCACTGGCCTCGAGGTCGGCTCGATCCAGGACGTCACCCCCACCCCGCACAACGGCTGCCGTCCGCCCAAGCGCCGCCGCGTCTGACGCTGCGCGCCCAGGCTTCGCACCTGTGCGTCTTTGAGTGTCCGGGCGGTACGAACCTCTCGCGGGGGACGTACCGCCCGTACCCTTGTAGTTCGTGGTGTCACGCGCTGGCCGCGTGACACCGCATCCGTCGGGCGTCAAATAGTGGGCGTCCACGACTGAAGGAATCCACATGCTTATCGCTCAGCGCCCCTCGCTGACCGAAGAGGTCGTAGACGAGTACCGCTCGCGGTTCGTGATCGAGCCGCTCGAGCCGGGCTTCGGCTACACCCTCGGCAACTCGCTCCGCCGTACGCTCCTGTCCTCGATCCCGGGTGCCGCTGTCACCAGCATCCGCGTGGACGGCGTCCTGCACGAGTTCACCACCGTGCCCGGTGTCAAGGAAGACGTCACCGACATCATCCTCAACATCAAGCAGCTGGTCGTCTCCTCGGAGCACGACGAGCCGGTCGTGATGTACCTGCGCAAGCAGGGTCCCGGCCTGGTCACCGCTGCCGACATCGCGCCCCCGGCCGGTGTCGAGGTGCACAACCCGGACCTGGTCCTCGCCACGCTCAACGGCAAGGGCAAGCTGGAGATGGAGCTGACCGTCGAGCGCGGTCGCGGCTACGTCTCCGCCGTCCAGAACAAGCAGCTGGGCCAGGAGATCGGTCGCATCCCGATCGACTCCATCTACAGCCCGGTCCTCAAGGTCACCTACAAGGTCGAGGCGACCCGAGTCGAGCAGCGCACCGACTTCGACAAGCTGATCGTCGACGTCGAGACCAAGCAGGCCATGCGCCCGCGCGACGCCATGGCGTCCGCCGGTAAGACCCTGGTCGAGCTGTTCGGTCTGGCCCGCGAGCTCAACATCGACGCCGAGGGCATCGACATGGGCCCCTCGCCGACGGACGCGGCCCTGGCCGCCGATCTGGCGCTGCCGATCGAGGAGCTCGAGCTCACGGTCCGCTCGTACAACTGCCTCAAGCGCGAGGGCATCCACTCCGTGGGTGAGCTCGTGGCGCGTTCCGAGGCCGACCTGCTCGACATCCGCAACTTCGGTGCGAAGTCGATCGACGAGGTCAAGGCGAAGCTGGCCGGCATGGGCCTGGCCCTCAAGGACAGCCCGCCCGGATTCGACCCGACCGCCGCCGCCGACGCCTTCGGCGCCGACGACGACGCGGACGCCGGTTTCGTCGAGACCGAGCAGTACTGATTCTTCCCGTCTCCGGCGGTTGAGGCCTTTGGCCTCGATGTCCCCCCCCCAGCTACCACTGGGAGGGGCCGCCGGGCCGGGCTTGATGTGAACTTTCCCGGGGCGTCCGCCCCGGGGGAACTGACACCGGTACCTGACACGGCCGGTGCAGATATGAAGGAGTATGACCATGCCGCGTCCCGCAAAGGGTGCCCGTCTGGGCGGCAGCGCCGCGCACGAGAAGCACCTCCTCGCGAACCTCGCGAAGGCGCTCTTCGAGCACGGCCGCATCACCACCACCGAGGCCAAGGCCCGTCGCCTGCGTCCCTACGCCGAGCGTCTGGTGACCAAGGCCAAGAAGGGCGACATCCACAACCGTCGCCTGGTGCTGCAGACGATCACGGACAAGAGCATCGTGCACACGCTGTTCACCGAGATCGCCCCGCGCTACGAGAACCGCCCCGGTGGTTACACGCGTATCACCAAGATCGGCAACCGTCGTGGCGACAACGCCCCGATGGCCGTGATCGAGCTGGTCGAGGCCCTTACGGTCGCCCAGCAGGCCACTGGTGAGGCCGAGGCCGCCACCAAGCGCGCGGTCAAGGAGGCGGAGGCTGTCGAGACCCCCGCCGAGGAGACCAAGGAGGCCTGATCCTCCGGGATCTCGTCTGCTTGAACGGCTCTGAACGGGTCCGCCCCCTTACCGGGGCGGGCCCGTTCTGGCGTTGTGAAGAAGATTTCGCCTGAGAGGATCTGTCGCGTGAGTGACGAGGTGGAGCCCGGACACGTCCGGGTCAGGCTGGACCTGAGCTACGACGGCAAGGACTTCTCCGGCTGGGCGAAGCAGCGCGTGCTGCGGACCGTCCAGGGTGAGCTGGAGTCCGCGCTGCAGACCGTGATGCGGCTGCCCGACCCGGTCGAGCTGACCGTGGCCGGCCGCACCGACGCCGGCGTGCACGCCCGCGGGCAGGTCGCGCAGTTCGACGTACGCGACGAGGTGTGGGCCGAACACCAGGACAAGCTGCTGCGCCGCCTCGCCGGGCGGCTGCCGCACGACGTACGGGTCTGGAAGGCGGCCGAGGCCCCCGCGGGATTCAACGCGCGGTTCTCCGCGATCTGGCGCCGCTACGCCTACCGCGTCGGCGACCACCAGGCCGGCGTCGACCCGCTGCGCCGCGGCCACGTGCTCTGGTACCAGTGGCCGCTGGACGTGGACGCCATGAACGAGGCCGCGGCCGCACTGGTCGGGGAGCACGACTTCGCCGCGTACTGCAAGAAGCGGGAGGGGGCCACGACGATCCGCACCCTCCAGCAGCTCAGCTGGGAGCGGGACGAGGACGGGATCATCACCGCGACCGTCCGCGCGGACGCCTTCTGCCACAACATGGTCCGCTCGCTGGTCGGCGCCATGCTGCACGTCGGCGACGGCCACCGGTCGGCGGACTGGCCCGGAAAGGTGCTGGCGGCGGCCGTACGGGACTCCTCGGTGCACGTGGTCAAGCCGCACGGGCTGACCCTGGAGGAGGTCGGCTACCCGGCCGACGAGCAGCTGGCCGCGCGCAGCAAGGAGGCGCGGAACCTGCGGACGCTGCCGGGGGCCGGCTGCTGCTGAGCCGGCGGTCCGGGCCGGTCCGGGCCGGTCCGGGACATGGCGGAACCCGTTTGGGTGGATCGGCGCCGGACCGGGAGAATGCCCCCCATGGGACATCTCGAAGCCAGCCACCTGGAGTACTACCTTCCCGACGGGCGGGTACTGCTCCCCGACGTCTCCTTCCGGGTGGGGGAGGGGTCGGTCGTCGCGCTCGTCGGGGCGAACGGGGCCGGCAAGACCACCCTGCTGAAGATGATCTCCGGTGAGCTCCAGCCGCACGGCGGCGCGGTCACCGTGAGCGGCGGGCTGGGTGTGATGTCGCAGTTCGTGGGCTCGGTCCGCGACGAGACGACCGTACGGGACCTGCTGGTGTCGGTCGCCCAGCCGCGGATCCGGGAGGCGGCCAAGGCGGTGGACCGGGCCGAGCAGCTGATCCTGACGGTCGACGACGAGGCCGCGCAGATGGCCTACGCGCAGGCGCTCAGCGACTGGGCCGACGTGCAGGGGTACGAGGCGGAGACGCTGTGGGACGTCTGCACGATGGCCGCGCTGGCGATCCCGTACGACACGGCGCAGTTCCGTCAGGTGCGCACGCTCTCGGGCGGTGAGCAGAAGCGGCTGGTGCTGGAGGCGCTGCTGCGCGGGCCCGACGAGGTGCTGCTGCTCGACGAGCCGGACAACTACCTGGACGTGCCGGGCAAGCGGTGGCTGGAGGAGCAGCTGGAGGCCACCCGCAAGACGGTGCTGTTCGTCTCGCACGACCGCGAGCTGCTCACCCAGGCCGCAGAGAAGATCATCAGCCTGGAGGCGAGCCCGACGGGCTCGGACGTGTGGGTGCACGGCGAGGGTTTCGCCACGTTCCACGACGCCCGCAAGGAGCGCTTCGCGCGCTTCGAGGAGCTCAAGCGGCGCTGGGACGAGGAGCACGCCCGGCTGCGGGCGTTGGTGCTTCGGCTGCGGAAC carries:
- the rpsM gene encoding 30S ribosomal protein S13 → MARVSGVDIPREKRVEIALTYVFGVGRTRSKEILAATGVNPDTRVRDLAEEDLVKIREYVDANLRTEGDLRREIQADIRRKVEIQCYQGVRHRRGLPVHGQRTSTNARTRKGPRRAIAGKKKPGKK
- the rpsK gene encoding 30S ribosomal protein S11 yields the protein MPPKGRQGAAKKVRRKEKKNVAHGHAHIKSTFNNTIVSITDPAGNVISWASAGHVGFKGSRKSTPFAAQMAAESAARRAQEHGMRKVDVFVKGPGSGRETAIRSLQATGLEVGSIQDVTPTPHNGCRPPKRRRV
- a CDS encoding DNA-directed RNA polymerase subunit alpha, encoding MLIAQRPSLTEEVVDEYRSRFVIEPLEPGFGYTLGNSLRRTLLSSIPGAAVTSIRVDGVLHEFTTVPGVKEDVTDIILNIKQLVVSSEHDEPVVMYLRKQGPGLVTAADIAPPAGVEVHNPDLVLATLNGKGKLEMELTVERGRGYVSAVQNKQLGQEIGRIPIDSIYSPVLKVTYKVEATRVEQRTDFDKLIVDVETKQAMRPRDAMASAGKTLVELFGLARELNIDAEGIDMGPSPTDAALAADLALPIEELELTVRSYNCLKREGIHSVGELVARSEADLLDIRNFGAKSIDEVKAKLAGMGLALKDSPPGFDPTAAADAFGADDDADAGFVETEQY
- the rplQ gene encoding 50S ribosomal protein L17; the protein is MPRPAKGARLGGSAAHEKHLLANLAKALFEHGRITTTEAKARRLRPYAERLVTKAKKGDIHNRRLVLQTITDKSIVHTLFTEIAPRYENRPGGYTRITKIGNRRGDNAPMAVIELVEALTVAQQATGEAEAATKRAVKEAEAVETPAEETKEA
- the truA gene encoding tRNA pseudouridine(38-40) synthase TruA; this encodes MSDEVEPGHVRVRLDLSYDGKDFSGWAKQRVLRTVQGELESALQTVMRLPDPVELTVAGRTDAGVHARGQVAQFDVRDEVWAEHQDKLLRRLAGRLPHDVRVWKAAEAPAGFNARFSAIWRRYAYRVGDHQAGVDPLRRGHVLWYQWPLDVDAMNEAAAALVGEHDFAAYCKKREGATTIRTLQQLSWERDEDGIITATVRADAFCHNMVRSLVGAMLHVGDGHRSADWPGKVLAAAVRDSSVHVVKPHGLTLEEVGYPADEQLAARSKEARNLRTLPGAGCC
- a CDS encoding ABC-F family ATP-binding cassette domain-containing protein; this translates as MGHLEASHLEYYLPDGRVLLPDVSFRVGEGSVVALVGANGAGKTTLLKMISGELQPHGGAVTVSGGLGVMSQFVGSVRDETTVRDLLVSVAQPRIREAAKAVDRAEQLILTVDDEAAQMAYAQALSDWADVQGYEAETLWDVCTMAALAIPYDTAQFRQVRTLSGGEQKRLVLEALLRGPDEVLLLDEPDNYLDVPGKRWLEEQLEATRKTVLFVSHDRELLTQAAEKIISLEASPTGSDVWVHGEGFATFHDARKERFARFEELKRRWDEEHARLRALVLRLRNQAASSPDMASRYRAMQTRFQKFEEAGPPPEPPREQDIRMRLKGGRTGVRALTVENLELTGLMKPFSLEVFYGERVAVLGSNGSGKSHFLRLMAGEEVKHTGTWKLGARVVPGHFAQTHAHPELFGRTLVDILWTEAAKPLGAAMGALRRYELERQAEQPFEKLSGGQQARFQILLLELAGTTALLLDEPTDNLDLESAEALQDGLEAYEGTVLCVTHDRWFARTFDRYLVFGSDGVVRETTEPVWDERRVERKR